From Armatimonadota bacterium, one genomic window encodes:
- a CDS encoding Rne/Rng family ribonuclease: MKKKSTARTTRSRKKVVSVPKSIEIIVNCSSRETRIAVLEDKQLMEYRVEREERVVGSIFKGIVQNVLPGMDAAFVDIGLERNAFLYVADIIPDDSGDSSPASVRRSELRRRKIKELIRPGQELMVQVTKGPRGTKGARVTTRISLPGRYVVIMPEGNHLGVSRKLEDRKERERLRAIGEKLIPEGFGLVLRTECEGKTQTELKADIQFLKQLWGQVMEAAKHQRAPAVVHRDQTLLYRTIRDVFSDQITRLVIDDPEEYEKVSLVASMVAPKLREKIHLYDKDEPIYDHYKIEQELDQLLEHKVFLKNGGSLVIDETEALTAIDINTGKQVGTKSLSDTILKTNMEAAVEVCRQLRLRDMGGIIVIDFIDMEDAAHRKQLQDHFSAILARDRARTRVGRISSLGLIEITRKRTGESVTEAITSLCPMCEGRGRIPSGDTVTLWIEREMRRMLHETGSAFFIECHPDVVECLIGADGESIEHLEHELRRGLYIRASFDFGYEEFEIESGNIEDMDREHMGFRRAQVVECNIRGSADESLDKAIGWTDDGYYVELDSASEHIGQRMKVVLQDTKRAFAVGDVIVPGIARSR; this comes from the coding sequence GAAAAAGAAAAGTACCGCGCGGACGACTAGATCAAGGAAAAAAGTCGTCAGCGTCCCGAAAAGCATAGAGATCATCGTCAACTGTTCCAGTCGGGAGACTCGCATCGCTGTATTAGAAGACAAGCAGCTGATGGAGTACCGAGTCGAGCGTGAGGAGCGCGTAGTGGGCAGTATTTTCAAGGGAATCGTCCAGAACGTGCTGCCAGGCATGGATGCGGCGTTCGTCGATATCGGGCTTGAGCGGAACGCGTTCCTGTACGTAGCCGACATCATTCCGGACGACTCAGGCGACTCCAGCCCAGCAAGCGTCAGGCGCAGCGAACTGAGACGACGAAAGATCAAAGAGCTCATCCGGCCCGGCCAGGAGCTCATGGTTCAAGTCACCAAAGGTCCGCGTGGGACGAAAGGCGCTCGCGTGACGACGAGAATCTCGCTGCCCGGGCGGTACGTCGTCATCATGCCAGAGGGCAACCACCTCGGCGTTAGCCGCAAGCTGGAGGATCGGAAGGAGCGCGAACGGCTTCGAGCGATCGGTGAGAAGCTGATTCCTGAGGGTTTTGGGCTCGTCTTGAGAACCGAGTGCGAGGGGAAGACCCAAACCGAGCTCAAGGCAGATATTCAGTTCCTCAAGCAGCTCTGGGGGCAGGTCATGGAGGCGGCAAAGCACCAGCGGGCGCCAGCCGTCGTCCACAGGGACCAGACGCTGCTGTACCGGACGATCCGCGACGTGTTCAGCGATCAGATCACCCGCTTGGTGATCGACGACCCGGAGGAGTACGAAAAGGTGAGCCTCGTCGCTTCGATGGTGGCGCCCAAGCTGAGGGAAAAGATTCATCTCTACGACAAGGATGAGCCGATATACGACCACTACAAGATCGAACAGGAGCTTGACCAGCTCTTGGAGCACAAGGTTTTCCTGAAGAACGGCGGCTCGCTGGTAATTGACGAAACTGAGGCGCTGACCGCGATCGACATCAACACCGGAAAGCAGGTCGGCACGAAGTCGCTGAGCGATACCATCCTGAAAACGAACATGGAGGCCGCCGTAGAGGTCTGCAGACAGCTGCGGCTGCGGGACATGGGCGGCATCATCGTGATCGACTTCATAGACATGGAGGACGCGGCCCACAGGAAGCAGCTGCAAGATCACTTTTCGGCCATCTTGGCCAGGGATCGAGCGCGCACGAGGGTTGGCCGGATCTCTTCGCTCGGACTGATCGAGATCACGCGCAAGAGAACTGGCGAAAGCGTGACCGAGGCGATTACCAGCCTATGCCCGATGTGTGAAGGGAGAGGCCGGATTCCGAGCGGCGACACGGTCACGCTCTGGATCGAACGGGAGATGAGACGCATGCTCCACGAAACGGGCAGCGCGTTCTTCATCGAATGTCACCCGGACGTCGTTGAGTGCCTCATCGGAGCTGACGGCGAGAGCATCGAGCATCTGGAGCACGAGCTGCGCCGTGGGCTATACATTCGTGCCAGCTTCGATTTTGGCTATGAGGAATTTGAGATAGAGTCAGGCAATATCGAGGATATGGATCGCGAGCACATGGGGTTCCGGCGTGCCCAAGTCGTCGAGTGCAACATCCGCGGCTCCGCAGACGAGAGCCTCGACAAAGCGATCGGCTGGACTGATGACGGCTATTACGTCGAGTTGGACTCCGCATCAGAACACATCGGCCAAAGAATGAAAGTCGTGCTGCAAGACACCAAGCGCGCGTTTGCCGTCGGCGACGTCATCGTGCCCGGGATCGCGAGGTCGAGATAA
- a CDS encoding MBL fold metallo-hydrolase: MPGKTYPEAFLANPKNHRTRPSIALRTDSGNVLVDCGPDFRMQVLREGIRSLDACLITHSHADHIMGMDDLRPFGIISGRPIPIYAAPRYQQDIRRVFGYAFQIPEPEIDLPRFTLHDVPDCLEVVDLTIRSVWVEHGDLPVLGIRVNDFAYVTDVSHIPDESMSKLSNLECLILDAVRYRPHPNHFHYDRAIEVAEEIGAAKTYFTHLSDDYDHDEVNGQLPNGVELAYDGLKILL; this comes from the coding sequence ATGCCTGGCAAAACGTACCCGGAGGCGTTTCTTGCCAACCCCAAGAACCATCGGACGCGACCATCGATCGCCCTGCGAACGGACAGTGGCAACGTTCTCGTTGACTGTGGCCCCGATTTTAGGATGCAGGTCTTGCGAGAGGGGATTCGGTCCCTCGATGCTTGCCTGATCACCCATTCCCACGCAGACCACATCATGGGGATGGACGACCTCCGACCGTTCGGCATTATCAGCGGTCGCCCGATCCCGATCTACGCCGCCCCGAGGTACCAACAGGACATCCGGCGAGTCTTCGGATACGCTTTCCAAATACCCGAACCGGAGATCGACCTGCCACGGTTCACGCTCCACGATGTGCCCGACTGCCTCGAAGTCGTCGACTTGACGATTCGGTCGGTCTGGGTCGAGCACGGCGACTTGCCAGTTCTCGGCATCCGCGTGAACGACTTCGCGTACGTCACCGACGTCAGCCATATCCCTGACGAATCGATGTCAAAGCTCTCGAATCTTGAGTGCCTGATTCTGGACGCCGTAAGGTACCGGCCGCACCCGAATCACTTCCACTACGACCGGGCGATCGAGGTCGCCGAGGAGATTGGGGCCGCCAAAACCTACTTCACACACCTCAGCGACGACTACGATCACGACGAGGTGAACGGGCAGCTTCCGAACGGCGTCGAACTCGCGTACGACGGTCTTAAGATACTGCTCTAG
- a CDS encoding FliA/WhiG family RNA polymerase sigma factor has product MPLTQDQLQRSWVEFKVYKDPQARVSLINHYSYLVKITAGRLVTTFPGGLDREDLIGNGVIGLIKSVDQYDPTRDVKFETYAIALIRGAILEMLRDQDWVPRSIREKMKAVTKAQRKLEPGLGREPTAREISEEIGMVEHDVSNILVRMGRTNVYSLDDVVGGTGGGDESIRFVDMIVDSAADTEEQSEGRELRRILAAGVDRLPDRERLVVGLYYFEGLTFKEIGKVLGVSESRVYQLHTQAMGRLRSFMQEQGSANVR; this is encoded by the coding sequence ATGCCACTGACACAAGATCAGCTTCAGAGATCGTGGGTTGAGTTCAAGGTCTACAAAGACCCTCAGGCCCGCGTCTCACTGATCAACCACTACTCCTACCTCGTCAAGATCACGGCTGGCAGGCTCGTAACGACCTTCCCCGGCGGGCTCGACCGGGAAGACTTGATCGGCAACGGCGTCATCGGACTTATCAAGAGCGTGGACCAGTACGATCCGACTCGCGACGTGAAGTTCGAGACTTACGCAATCGCGCTCATTCGCGGCGCCATCCTCGAAATGCTGCGAGACCAGGACTGGGTTCCACGATCAATTCGCGAAAAGATGAAGGCTGTGACCAAGGCCCAGCGAAAGCTCGAGCCTGGGTTGGGTCGCGAACCTACCGCAAGAGAGATCTCTGAGGAGATCGGTATGGTCGAGCACGACGTCAGCAACATCTTGGTGCGCATGGGGCGCACCAACGTGTACAGCCTGGACGACGTGGTGGGAGGCACCGGAGGAGGCGACGAGAGCATTCGGTTCGTCGACATGATCGTCGATTCGGCTGCCGACACTGAGGAGCAGTCCGAAGGCCGCGAGCTGCGGCGAATCCTGGCTGCCGGAGTCGATCGCCTACCCGACCGCGAGCGATTGGTCGTCGGCCTGTACTACTTCGAGGGACTGACCTTCAAAGAGATCGGCAAGGTGCTCGGAGTCAGCGAGAGTCGCGTCTACCAACTGCACACCCAGGCGATGGGGAGGCTGAGGAGCTTCATGCAGGAGCAAGGATCCGCGAACGTCAGGTGA